One stretch of Chitinivibrionales bacterium DNA includes these proteins:
- a CDS encoding DoxX family membrane protein: MFLFHGWPKLTGGPEKWEMVGGAMQNLGINFAPVLWGFMAAISEFFGGLFLIAGLFTRIASAFMFTTMFVAASMHLGRGQGLGTASHAIELGIVFLSLIFIGAGKFSVDALLFKQWDTKSH, translated from the coding sequence ATGTTTCTTTTCCATGGATGGCCCAAGCTGACCGGGGGGCCGGAGAAATGGGAGATGGTTGGTGGGGCGATGCAGAATCTGGGAATCAATTTTGCCCCTGTGTTATGGGGATTCATGGCTGCGATTTCAGAATTTTTCGGTGGTCTATTTCTTATTGCCGGCCTGTTTACCCGGATTGCGAGTGCTTTTATGTTTACAACAATGTTTGTTGCCGCTTCCATGCACCTTGGCCGCGGCCAGGGCCTGGGCACAGCATCCCATGCGATCGAACTCGGCATTGTTTTTCTTTCCCTTATTTTTATTGGAGCAGGAAAGTTCAGTGTTGATGCTCTTCTTTTCAAGCAGTGGGATACAAAATCGCATTAA
- the pgk gene encoding phosphoglycerate kinase: MIRTDLNVPMHEGTVTDDTRIHASLPTLNYLREQQARCIVCSHAGRPKGEVREELRLDPVRDRLSELLGVEVKKTGDCIGDEVNKAVEQLLPGEVLLLENTRFHPEEKKNDPDFARKLSEHGEIFVNDAFASAHRAHASTEGVAHYLPSYAGLLMMKELEVLSSLLQNPDHPSIAIMGGAKAADKIGVISRLLPDIDMLLVGGVPATTLMKAKGMEIGVSIVDNDALDDARSLIEKAGNKLVMPIDVLVTTDISVYGEAEMHQVTDVPLSTSIIDIGAETSAMYKKKLEKAGTVVWNGPLGIAEIEQFAQGTLKIMNKLSEIDATVVVGGGDTVAVIQKAGKKDAFTHVSTGGDAFLEFLEGKELPGIAVLQGEFAEAAYGQV; the protein is encoded by the coding sequence CTGATACGTACCGATTTGAATGTTCCAATGCATGAAGGCACTGTTACGGATGATACGCGCATCCACGCAAGCCTTCCCACCCTCAACTATCTTCGGGAACAGCAGGCACGATGTATAGTCTGTTCCCATGCCGGACGGCCAAAAGGTGAAGTGCGTGAGGAGCTGCGTCTTGATCCGGTACGCGATCGCCTTTCCGAACTACTGGGTGTCGAGGTTAAAAAGACCGGTGACTGTATTGGTGATGAGGTAAACAAAGCCGTGGAGCAACTACTGCCTGGTGAAGTACTTCTTTTGGAAAATACCCGGTTTCATCCTGAAGAGAAAAAGAATGATCCCGATTTTGCCCGCAAGCTTTCGGAGCACGGAGAAATATTTGTCAATGATGCCTTTGCAAGCGCACACCGTGCCCATGCTTCCACCGAAGGAGTTGCTCATTATCTCCCCTCTTATGCAGGTCTGCTGATGATGAAAGAGTTGGAGGTCTTGTCATCGTTACTGCAAAATCCTGATCATCCCTCTATCGCAATTATGGGTGGAGCCAAAGCGGCTGACAAAATCGGTGTTATCAGTCGTCTCCTGCCGGATATAGACATGCTTCTGGTCGGCGGTGTTCCTGCAACAACACTCATGAAAGCAAAGGGTATGGAAATCGGCGTCTCCATTGTCGATAACGATGCCCTCGATGATGCGCGGTCGTTGATCGAAAAGGCAGGCAATAAGCTGGTTATGCCGATCGATGTGTTAGTCACCACCGATATTTCTGTCTATGGGGAAGCGGAAATGCATCAGGTTACCGATGTTCCCCTTTCTACCAGCATTATCGATATCGGCGCGGAAACCAGTGCAATGTACAAGAAGAAACTCGAAAAAGCCGGAACCGTCGTATGGAACGGTCCTCTGGGGATTGCCGAAATCGAGCAATTTGCCCAGGGAACCCTGAAAATCATGAACAAACTTTCGGAAATCGATGCCACGGTGGTTGTTGGCGGGGGCGATACGGTTGCGGTTATTCAGAAGGCCGGTAAAAAAGATGCTTTCACCCATGTCTCAACCGGCGGCGATGCTTTTCTGGAGTTTCTTGAAGGAAAGGAACTCCCCGGCATAGCGGTATTACAAGGTGAGTTTGCCGAAGCTGCCTATGGGCAGGTGTGA
- a CDS encoding phosphopyruvate hydratase, whose translation MSTIECVHAREIIDSRGNPTLEAEIYLDSGAMGRAAVPSGASTGEHEAVELRDGDKKRFLGKGVQNAVTNVNDKIAPEVIGMDALDQNEIDKTMIDLDGTENKGNLGANAILGVSLACAKAAAEELDMPLYRYIGGVNAKVMPVPMANVMNGGAHSSAPIDVQEFMVQPWGAESFSEGIRWVCEIFHALKAIIKGRGLSTAVGDEGGYAPELKGNEDAIETVIEAIKKAGLKPGKDVWIALDPAASEFYDKRKKKYIFKKSDKSEKSSEQMAEYWESWCKTYPIRSIEDGMAENDWDGWKILTDKIGDTVQLVGDDLFVTNVKRLQTGIDKGVCNSILVKVNQIGSLTETLDAIELAHKNGYTAVISHRSGETEDTTIADIAMATNAGQIKTGSASRTDRVAKYNQLLRIEEELCDIAQYGKWSK comes from the coding sequence ATGAGTACAATCGAATGCGTACATGCACGCGAAATAATCGACAGCCGGGGTAACCCGACACTCGAGGCTGAAATATATCTTGACAGTGGTGCAATGGGAAGAGCTGCGGTCCCCAGTGGAGCATCGACCGGTGAACATGAAGCAGTGGAATTGCGCGATGGCGATAAAAAGCGTTTTCTGGGCAAGGGTGTACAGAATGCCGTTACGAATGTCAATGATAAAATCGCCCCGGAAGTTATTGGTATGGATGCTCTCGATCAGAATGAAATCGATAAAACCATGATAGATCTCGATGGTACCGAAAACAAGGGTAATCTGGGCGCCAATGCCATTTTAGGTGTTTCACTTGCCTGTGCAAAAGCTGCGGCTGAAGAACTCGATATGCCGCTGTATCGTTATATTGGTGGGGTGAATGCGAAAGTAATGCCGGTTCCCATGGCCAATGTCATGAACGGCGGCGCCCATTCTTCAGCTCCTATCGATGTGCAGGAATTTATGGTTCAACCATGGGGAGCCGAGAGTTTCAGCGAAGGTATCCGCTGGGTCTGCGAAATTTTCCATGCCCTCAAGGCCATTATCAAAGGTCGTGGACTCTCCACTGCTGTCGGTGATGAAGGCGGGTATGCACCAGAACTTAAGGGCAATGAAGATGCTATTGAAACGGTAATCGAAGCTATCAAGAAAGCCGGACTTAAGCCCGGCAAAGATGTATGGATTGCACTCGATCCAGCAGCTTCGGAATTCTATGACAAACGCAAGAAAAAATACATTTTCAAAAAATCCGATAAATCCGAAAAATCATCCGAGCAGATGGCTGAATACTGGGAATCATGGTGCAAAACCTATCCGATCCGCTCAATTGAAGACGGCATGGCTGAAAACGACTGGGATGGCTGGAAAATCCTCACCGATAAAATCGGCGATACTGTTCAGCTTGTTGGTGACGATCTCTTTGTTACAAATGTCAAGCGTCTTCAAACCGGTATCGACAAAGGTGTCTGCAACTCCATTCTTGTCAAGGTAAACCAGATCGGAAGCCTCACCGAAACTCTTGATGCCATCGAACTGGCTCATAAAAACGGCTATACCGCGGTTATCAGTCATCGCAGCGGTGAAACTGAAGATACAACCATTGCCGATATCGCCATGGCAACCAATGCCGGACAAATCAAAACCGGATCGGCCAGCCGTACCGATCGTGTAGCGAAATACAATCAGCTCCTCCGCATTGAAGAAGAGTTGTGCGATATCGCTCAGTATGGTAAGTGGTCTAAATAA
- a CDS encoding outer membrane beta-barrel protein — MKLTRINKAILSLSIFMFFTWSGTAYAQGLRDVNFEFGAKAGFITSHITGDGIDVLENQWRGDDAFDVLSDNNFYFVAGGISAKFMLSRNIAIQPEVLYHRSGKRYDAQVGTQVFDDVEIKTDYLTIPVLFKLQIPTAGFLRPNLYAGPHLSIQLNSEVDNLQNVPAGLNLGYLSPFRTEDDADDEIRNLDAGITLGAGVDFKLGPGYLGLEARWMRGFVNVFDTDELTDNAEEVKNSSLLVMAGYSIAIR, encoded by the coding sequence ATGAAACTAACACGTATTAACAAAGCGATTCTTTCTCTCAGTATTTTCATGTTTTTCACCTGGTCGGGCACCGCTTATGCCCAGGGACTTCGGGATGTAAACTTCGAATTCGGTGCAAAAGCTGGGTTCATTACAAGCCATATTACCGGTGACGGTATCGATGTGCTGGAGAATCAATGGCGCGGAGACGATGCCTTTGATGTGCTCTCGGACAACAATTTCTATTTTGTTGCCGGCGGCATTTCGGCAAAATTCATGCTAAGCCGGAATATCGCAATTCAGCCGGAAGTTCTCTATCATCGGAGTGGAAAGCGGTACGATGCACAGGTTGGAACTCAGGTATTCGACGATGTCGAGATCAAGACTGATTATTTGACAATACCGGTGCTTTTCAAATTGCAGATACCCACTGCCGGTTTCCTTCGTCCTAATCTCTATGCTGGACCTCACCTGAGTATTCAGCTGAATTCTGAAGTTGATAATCTTCAGAATGTTCCGGCAGGCTTAAATCTCGGTTATCTGTCTCCTTTCCGCACCGAAGACGATGCTGATGATGAAATCAGGAATCTGGATGCAGGCATAACCCTTGGCGCTGGTGTAGATTTCAAACTCGGCCCCGGATATCTGGGTCTTGAAGCTCGCTGGATGAGAGGTTTCGTCAATGTATTCGATACTGATGAATTAACTGATAATGCCGAGGAAGTCAAGAACAGTTCATTATTGGTAATGGCAGGATACTCAATTGCAATACGGTAG
- the menA gene encoding 1,4-dihydroxy-2-naphthoate octaprenyltransferase has protein sequence MKLFRSPRFQALRAYSFPAMIVPIAAGAALSADDGISADWRLLPLILLSALAIHAGTNLVNDLEDFSRGVDNPEWPGSSGVLVLGLLTPRQIVLQALSCFAFSIIAALPLIVMRGWSVAALGVVGIVAGYSYTGKPLAYKYHALGDAAVFMLMGMLPVAGTYFVLTGSWNPSTLLIGIPIGCLVTAILHANNMRDIKHDSDSGFRTLAFHLGYRGSKVLFVALIMTAYTIPVLLALLRTAGMWSLLVMATAPMAFSVVRKIVKSSSENPRKLMSIDREIALLHMAFGIAFVFGIGVN, from the coding sequence ATGAAACTTTTCCGGTCTCCACGATTTCAGGCACTTCGGGCATATTCCTTCCCGGCAATGATTGTTCCCATTGCCGCCGGAGCTGCACTATCTGCAGATGATGGAATTTCTGCCGACTGGCGGCTTCTTCCCCTTATTCTCCTGAGCGCACTGGCCATTCATGCCGGTACAAATCTGGTCAACGATCTCGAAGATTTCAGCCGGGGTGTCGATAATCCAGAATGGCCGGGATCGAGCGGCGTTCTCGTTTTGGGTTTACTCACTCCCCGCCAGATCGTACTGCAGGCACTATCCTGTTTCGCTTTCAGTATCATTGCCGCTCTACCGCTCATCGTTATGCGCGGATGGTCCGTTGCCGCTTTAGGCGTCGTCGGCATTGTTGCGGGATATTCCTATACGGGAAAACCACTCGCCTATAAATATCATGCCCTCGGTGATGCTGCGGTTTTTATGCTCATGGGAATGCTGCCGGTAGCCGGTACCTATTTTGTACTCACCGGTTCCTGGAACCCTTCGACACTTCTTATCGGCATCCCTATCGGTTGCCTGGTAACCGCCATCTTGCACGCCAATAATATGCGTGATATAAAGCACGATTCCGATTCTGGATTTCGTACACTGGCATTCCATCTGGGATACCGCGGCTCGAAAGTGCTGTTTGTTGCGCTTATCATGACCGCCTATACGATCCCGGTTCTGCTTGCGCTCCTGCGCACGGCGGGAATGTGGAGTTTACTTGTTATGGCAACAGCTCCCATGGCCTTTTCCGTGGTGCGTAAAATTGTGAAAAGCTCATCGGAAAATCCCCGAAAGTTAATGTCTATCGATCGGGAAATAGCGCTCTTACATATGGCATTCGGCATCGCCTTTGTCTTTGGAATTGGAGTGAACTGA
- a CDS encoding L,D-transpeptidase family protein, which translates to MIKGITRTGILLLTSISLIHALPQADKVMVKKGERKMFLMKNNKIFRSYQIGLGKNPRGHKRKKGDNRTPEGRYLIDWRNAKSKYYKSLHISYPRSDDIEAADGRGDDPGGMIMIHGMPNKYPRAGKYMRGIDWTNGCIAVTNEEMDEIWRCVADSVVIEILP; encoded by the coding sequence ATGATCAAAGGTATCACACGGACAGGCATTCTTTTATTAACGTCGATTTCACTTATTCATGCCCTGCCGCAGGCCGATAAGGTTATGGTCAAAAAAGGCGAACGAAAGATGTTTTTGATGAAAAACAACAAAATATTCCGCAGCTATCAGATCGGTCTCGGTAAGAATCCGAGGGGACATAAGAGAAAGAAGGGTGATAACCGTACTCCGGAAGGCCGGTATCTTATCGATTGGCGAAACGCAAAAAGCAAATATTATAAGTCACTCCATATTTCCTATCCCCGCAGCGATGATATTGAAGCCGCCGACGGCCGTGGAGATGATCCCGGAGGAATGATCATGATCCATGGAATGCCGAACAAGTATCCCCGGGCTGGGAAGTATATGCGTGGAATCGATTGGACCAATGGCTGTATTGCGGTCACCAATGAAGAGATGGATGAAATCTGGAGGTGTGTGGCGGACAGTGTCGTCATCGAGATACTTCCCTGA
- a CDS encoding DUF2267 domain-containing protein yields MRVSSVTVPSCIGTFKSVRIRTRFPLRSPASVFHTLRERLGRKECSLLAAQLPNRLKPFLLEEKNSEYFNLEEFYNRVGARTGVRYGEAVHRSRVVMDELKKAISQGEINDVLSHLPGEYEELFGRKPRSALSPTV; encoded by the coding sequence ATGCGCGTATCATCCGTAACAGTGCCTTCATGCATTGGAACATTCAAATCGGTACGTATCAGGACTCGTTTTCCTTTGAGATCACCGGCATCGGTATTTCATACATTACGGGAGCGACTTGGTCGTAAGGAGTGCAGCCTGTTGGCGGCCCAGTTGCCAAATCGTTTGAAACCCTTTTTGCTTGAGGAGAAAAACAGCGAATATTTTAATCTTGAGGAGTTTTACAACCGGGTCGGCGCCCGAACAGGAGTTCGATATGGCGAAGCCGTTCATCGTTCACGTGTTGTTATGGATGAGCTTAAGAAAGCCATATCTCAAGGCGAAATTAACGATGTTCTTTCCCATCTGCCTGGAGAGTATGAAGAATTGTTCGGAAGAAAACCCCGGTCGGCTCTTTCACCAACGGTATAA
- a CDS encoding erythromycin esterase family protein: MNSELQIYDSINREALPFIGVTGDYDEILAQAHSSRYVLIGEASHGTHEFYRIRAELTARLIAEHGFNAVAVEADWPDAYRVNRYVKHRSDDLEAIDSLQDFKRFPAWMWRNIDVVDFIGFLREYNRGKPPYEMAGFYGLDLYSLYGSIDSVIRYLDQVDPDAAEKARKRYSCFEQYGREEESYGMAMSYVSENCREEALRQLQDLQRQSLEYISRNGLIAEDEQFFAEQSAKVALNSEGYFRAMFGGRVSTWNMRDRHMMEIAEALTDHIRKRREPKMVIWAHNSHIGDSRATEMSSRGQINIGQLMRERYGNRSLSIGFTTHTGTVSAASRWGGLVQRKTISPSLQESYENILHRAEYNSFALLLKQGNEKLREALMRSRLERAIGVIYMPETERVSHYFEVTLPQQFDMVIHIDNTHALEPLELTEQWQAGELPQTYGAGGL; encoded by the coding sequence ATGAACAGCGAATTACAGATTTATGATTCGATTAATCGTGAGGCATTGCCTTTTATCGGGGTTACCGGCGATTATGACGAAATACTTGCACAGGCACACAGTTCACGATATGTTCTTATTGGCGAAGCCTCGCATGGGACGCATGAATTTTACCGGATTCGGGCCGAGTTGACTGCCCGGTTGATTGCAGAGCATGGATTTAATGCAGTGGCTGTTGAGGCCGACTGGCCGGACGCGTACCGTGTCAACCGATATGTAAAGCACCGCAGCGATGATCTCGAGGCGATCGATTCACTTCAGGATTTCAAACGTTTTCCTGCCTGGATGTGGCGCAATATAGACGTTGTCGATTTTATCGGTTTCCTTCGGGAATATAATCGGGGAAAACCGCCCTATGAGATGGCCGGGTTTTACGGACTGGATCTGTACAGTCTCTACGGATCGATCGATTCCGTAATCAGGTACTTAGACCAGGTCGATCCTGATGCGGCCGAAAAGGCACGCAAACGATATTCCTGTTTTGAACAATACGGTCGTGAAGAAGAAAGCTATGGGATGGCTATGAGCTATGTAAGTGAAAATTGCCGGGAAGAAGCCCTTCGTCAGTTGCAAGACCTCCAGCGTCAATCACTGGAATATATCAGCAGGAATGGATTGATTGCAGAAGATGAACAGTTTTTTGCAGAGCAGAGCGCAAAGGTTGCATTGAATTCCGAAGGGTACTTCAGGGCCATGTTTGGCGGCCGGGTATCGACCTGGAATATGCGGGACCGTCACATGATGGAGATAGCGGAAGCACTGACCGATCATATCCGAAAGAGACGTGAACCTAAAATGGTTATATGGGCTCACAATTCTCATATCGGTGATTCCCGGGCTACCGAGATGTCCTCTCGTGGTCAAATTAATATCGGTCAACTTATGCGGGAGCGATACGGCAATCGATCCCTGTCGATCGGTTTTACCACCCACACCGGCACTGTCTCGGCAGCAAGTCGCTGGGGCGGTCTGGTGCAACGGAAAACCATCAGTCCATCCTTGCAAGAGAGTTATGAGAATATCTTACATCGTGCAGAATACAATTCCTTTGCATTGCTGCTCAAACAGGGAAACGAGAAGTTGCGTGAAGCCCTGATGCGCTCCCGTCTGGAGCGGGCTATCGGTGTTATTTATATGCCGGAAACTGAACGGGTGAGTCATTATTTTGAGGTAACATTGCCCCAACAGTTTGATATGGTAATCCACATCGACAACACCCATGCTCTTGAACCGCTGGAATTAACCGAACAATGGCAGGCCGGGGAATTACCGCAGACCTATGGGGCGGGGGGATTGTAA